AGCACGGCGATCAGGGCCGGCGCCAACACGCGCGCCAGTCCCTCGCTGGGCACGTTCGCGACGATGAACGTGCTGATGACTGTGACCACGAAGGCGGCCACGGCGGGCATCGTGGCAGCCAGCGTGGGCATGGGATTGGTTGCCAACATGAGCACGCCGACGATCAATCCCAGGACCAGATAGGCGGGCAGGGCTGAGGACGTGGGAGCGAGCGCCAGCCCGAATCCGAGGGTCAAGACGGTGTGCCCGATCACGGTGACGATCGTCCCGAAACGTGGCTTCAGGCATCTGATCTGGTGGATGCGCGCGATCGCTTCCGCCGGCGCGATGGCGCCGGCGGCGGCCATGTCGGCAATGCTGTCGATGTGTCCTGCCTGGTCCAGCTGTGCCGTGCTGCGGGTGGATTCCTCGACTTCCAGCTGCCCGGTGACACCGTCGATCTGGATGATCAGCACCGTCGGCAAGACGACGGCGCGTAGCTCCTTGTCGGTGTATTGCGGTGCGATGTCGTGCAATTTGGCGAGCACCAGGTTGGTGGGCTGGCCGACTTCGAGCATCGCGATGCCGAGCAGTCGCAGCATCGTGACGACCTCGGCGTCGGAGAAATGCTTCGCGTCGGCCAGCGGTACGGGCTTGTCCTTGAGTGTCTTCCGGACAAGTGCCGTCACCCGGTCACGCCAGGTCAGCGCCATCATGCGCCGACTGTAGTCCGGGAGATCAGGCCTTGAGGTTCTTCTTCGCCGCGCGCCGCAGCTGCACGATGCGCACGATGCCGACCAGGGCGGTCAGCAGCGCACCCGCGACGGCGGCGATGAGCACCGTCACGCCCAGCGGCAGATTGAGATGCCAGACCAGGAAGGTCGTCGTCACCGTGTTCATGTTCTGCGTAATGAAGATCAGCAGCAGAATCAGGATGAGCAGGCCGAGGATGACGCCGGTCCACGTTGCCGCCGCCCGAGTCCGCGTTACCGCGTCCTCTTTCTTCTTGGGCTTGGTGGACTCGGACTTGGCGGGTAGTGGAGGCTGCTCCCCGACGGGGATTTCGGTCGATGAGTCGGCAACCGGAGAGTCCGGTGTCGTACCGGGGTCACTGGTCATGGACTTATCATTTGCTACATGGGCGCTGATTGCAAGCGCCGAAGGCCGACTTTTCACGGAAAAGGTCGAACAAACGCCGCGAAAAGTCGGCACTCGGCCCAGGTCAGGCGCGGATAGTGCCCCTGCCCGCGATCAACGGCAAATCCAGGGGTGTGAGGAATCCCGGCTTAGCGTCGATGACCGCCGGTATCGCGTTGATCGCCCGCATTCCGGTAGCCAGGCAGCCGCCGATCGCACCGTCGCCGGAGCGCTCGTCCCGGAATACGGTCTCCTGCGTGATATTGGGGCTGCCCTTGATTTCGATGCGGTAGGCATCGTTGTCGACGGATTGCGCCCTGGGCCAGTGCGGCGCGGCGTCGTTGGTGATCCGGTTGACGTGCTCGATGACGATCTTGGGCTTACCGCCCACCCAGCCGCGAATCTCGAAGCGCACGGCGGCGCAATGACCCGCCTCGATGGTGCCGGTGTTGGGTGCGGCGCCATAGGCGATCTCGGTTGGGGTGGACCACTTCTCGTAGACGGTATCGATCTTGTCCAGCTTCACCCCGACCGCGTCGGCGATCATGGGGATGGTATGGCCCCAGGCCAGAACCAGCACCTCGGGAATCTCCAACACGGCGGGTTGGTCCATGGGCGCACCCAGTCCCATCGGCGTGCTGAAATCGCCGTTGTAATACTGATAATCCAGAAGCTCTTGCACCAGAACCGAATCCACCCGTCCGCCCACGCCGAGCAGGGTCATCGGAAACAGGTCGTTGGCGAAGCCGGGGTCGATGCCGGTGGTGAAACAGGAGGTCTGACCGTCCTCACAGGCTTGCTTGATGTCGGTCAGCATCTCGGGCGGGCATACCTGCGGATACACCCAGGGCGTCATCGCGGTGGAGACGATGTTGTGTCCGCTGCGCAGTGCCCGGGACATGTTGTCGATGTTCTCCAGCGCGTACTGCGCCGTCGGCCCGAAGTACGCGACCGTACCGTCGGTGCCCAACGCGGCGTCGATATCGGTGGTGGCCGCCAGCCCGATCGGGTGGCTGTTGACCAGGGTGCCGACGTCCACCCCGTCCTTGGCGGGATCGTGTACCAGCACCGCGGCTAGTTCGAACACCGGATGGTCCAACAGCTCGCGGATAACCAGCTTGCCGACAACCCCTGTGCCCCAAACGATGACGGGATACTTGTCACTCATGCTCTGTCCACTCTCTTCGCGTAAGCGCTCACCGGAAAAACTCACCACCATTTACGAACAAGGTCTGCCCGGTCACCATCCGGGCCCTGTCGGAGGCGAAGAACACCACCGCGTCGGCGACGTCCTCATCGGCGGGCATCTCACCCAAGGGGAACTTGGCTGTCAGTTCTGCCAGCACCTCGTCCTCGGTGATACCGCGCTGCTGGGCGACAAGGCCGATGTACAGCTGGATGGGCGGCCCGTACATCCAGGTCGGCACCACCATGTTGAGACGAATCTTGTGTGGCCCCAGCTCCTTCGCCAGCTGGTACATCGCGTTCTGCAGCGCTCCCTTGGACGTCGCGTATGCCGATTGCGGCAGCTGCGGGTGGAAGGCCGACTGCGAGCCGATGAAGACCACCGATCCGCCGTTCTTCTTCAGTTCCGGGACGGCGGCCTGGACGAGCTGGAGGGTGCCGACGACGTTGGTGTTGAGCATCGCCTGCCACTGCGCCAGATCCGCGCCCTCGATACCGCCGAACACGTCTTCCTTGGCCGCGACATTCACCAATGCGTCCACTGCGCCGAACTTCTCGACGGCGGTCTCGACCAGGCCCTGGCAGGCCTGCGCATCGTTGATATCGGTGACTGCCCAGGTGGCGGTACCGCCCGTGCTGTCCAGCTCGGCGGCGAGCTTCTCGAGGTTTTCCCGGGTGCGAGCGCCGAGTACCACGTTCGCGCCGTCCTGATGTGCCTTGAGTGCGACCTCGCGGCCCAACCCGGTGCCCACACCGGATATCACCACCGTTTTTCCGGAAAGAAGTCCCGTCATCGGCTGCCCTTCTGTCTGTGACCCACGCCTCAACGTTACACAGTGTTACGATATTTGCAATGAGTACCGACGAGTTGCCTGTGGGCAGGGGTGCGATGTCGCCGGCGTCGCGGCTCCGGGGCCGCCGCCGTAGCTCCGGTATCGACGTCAAGGCGCTTGCTGCTGCGCGTGAGCTTTTGGTGGAGCAGGGGTGGGAGGCCACCACCATGGTTGCGATCGCCGAGCGTGCCGGTGTCGGCAAGCCCGCGCTGTATCGACGATGGCCGTCCCGTGCACACCTGGTGTTCGAGGCGGTGTTCGGCTGGACCGCCCCCACGCCGGAGATGAGCGCCGCCGCCGGGGTCGACGAATGGGTCCGCCAATCCTGCTCGTACACAGCTGAACTGTTCGAGCGTCCGGATGTCATCGCGGCGGCCCCTGCGCTGCTCGGTCAGATGCGCGTCGATCCGGAATTGGGGCAGGCCATGTGGGCGAGCTTCGGGGCCACCGGTGCCGACCTGCTGTCGCAGGTGATGCGCGCACAGCGCCCGGAGGTCGGTCAGCGGGAGGCGCAGGATCGAGCCAACGCCACCATGCTGATGATCGTCGGGGCGAACGTCCTCGCGCGCCAACTGCTGCCCGACGAGCAGGCGGAGGCCGTCATCAAATATTTGCCAGAGCTGCTGGCGCAGCCGGGGGAGAACACCACGCCCACCGACTCATCTGGTTAGCCACCGGAATCTTCCTGACGGTAAAGCCGGGCGGTACGGCCGTTGCCCGGTTACTGTCGGAGGATGCGCAGGGCCGTACGACTGCTCGCTGCCGTCATGGCGGCGGTTTTCTTCAGCGGCTGCGGAAGCGCCAATCCCCTGGGCGGAGGCCCGCTTTCGGGCGACCTCAACACGCTGATCGTCGGCTCGGCCGACTTTCCCGAATCGAAGATCGTGGCCGAGCTGTACGCGCAGATATTGCAGACCAACGGCTTTGAGATCACCAAACAGCTGGGCATCGGTAGCCGCGAGACCTACATCCCGGCGGTCAAGGACCATTCGATCGACCTCATCGGCGATTACACCGGAAATCTGTTGCGCTACTTCGACCCGGAGGCCACCGCTACCAAGCCCGACGATGTCGAGCTGGCACTGCTGCGCAAGCTGGATGGC
The nucleotide sequence above comes from Mycobacteroides saopaulense. Encoded proteins:
- a CDS encoding threonine/serine exporter family protein translates to MMALTWRDRVTALVRKTLKDKPVPLADAKHFSDAEVVTMLRLLGIAMLEVGQPTNLVLAKLHDIAPQYTDKELRAVVLPTVLIIQIDGVTGQLEVEESTRSTAQLDQAGHIDSIADMAAAGAIAPAEAIARIHQIRCLKPRFGTIVTVIGHTVLTLGFGLALAPTSSALPAYLVLGLIVGVLMLATNPMPTLAATMPAVAAFVVTVISTFIVANVPSEGLARVLAPALIAVLPGVTLTIGALELTSTQLMAGSTRIVYGIAQLMLLAFGVVIGVKVAGPLEPSPLGPPLGSWTIALAVPVIAVGFYLYKSAPRGSLIWLVLAIGVAMLGQRLGGLFLAPAMTGFVGAVAVVPFALFAARFKGAPSAIVLLLAAFWCLVPGALSFVNVSEVAATGHANLTALIDTCMAIFSIALGLLVGASLHRGMRYALTVTR
- a CDS encoding LapA family protein gives rise to the protein MTSDPGTTPDSPVADSSTEIPVGEQPPLPAKSESTKPKKKEDAVTRTRAAATWTGVILGLLILILLLIFITQNMNTVTTTFLVWHLNLPLGVTVLIAAVAGALLTALVGIVRIVQLRRAAKKNLKA
- a CDS encoding NAD(P)H-dependent amine dehydrogenase family protein, which translates into the protein MVVSFSGERLREESGQSMSDKYPVIVWGTGVVGKLVIRELLDHPVFELAAVLVHDPAKDGVDVGTLVNSHPIGLAATTDIDAALGTDGTVAYFGPTAQYALENIDNMSRALRSGHNIVSTAMTPWVYPQVCPPEMLTDIKQACEDGQTSCFTTGIDPGFANDLFPMTLLGVGGRVDSVLVQELLDYQYYNGDFSTPMGLGAPMDQPAVLEIPEVLVLAWGHTIPMIADAVGVKLDKIDTVYEKWSTPTEIAYGAAPNTGTIEAGHCAAVRFEIRGWVGGKPKIVIEHVNRITNDAAPHWPRAQSVDNDAYRIEIKGSPNITQETVFRDERSGDGAIGGCLATGMRAINAIPAVIDAKPGFLTPLDLPLIAGRGTIRA
- a CDS encoding SDR family oxidoreductase, translating into MTGLLSGKTVVISGVGTGLGREVALKAHQDGANVVLGARTRENLEKLAAELDSTGGTATWAVTDINDAQACQGLVETAVEKFGAVDALVNVAAKEDVFGGIEGADLAQWQAMLNTNVVGTLQLVQAAVPELKKNGGSVVFIGSQSAFHPQLPQSAYATSKGALQNAMYQLAKELGPHKIRLNMVVPTWMYGPPIQLYIGLVAQQRGITEDEVLAELTAKFPLGEMPADEDVADAVVFFASDRARMVTGQTLFVNGGEFFR
- a CDS encoding TetR/AcrR family transcriptional regulator; translated protein: MSTDELPVGRGAMSPASRLRGRRRSSGIDVKALAAARELLVEQGWEATTMVAIAERAGVGKPALYRRWPSRAHLVFEAVFGWTAPTPEMSAAAGVDEWVRQSCSYTAELFERPDVIAAAPALLGQMRVDPELGQAMWASFGATGADLLSQVMRAQRPEVGQREAQDRANATMLMIVGANVLARQLLPDEQAEAVIKYLPELLAQPGENTTPTDSSG